A stretch of the Sulfurospirillum sp. UCH001 genome encodes the following:
- a CDS encoding DVU_1555 family C-GCAxxG-C-C protein, whose protein sequence is MDDLSLRLFKLSSEGFCCAQIMYKLALEDEGSRNDDLIRAAQGLCRGIADTQKTCGVLTGGIGVLGLYGAKGNENEACKDDFLQMIQEFHTWFKAEFGSTKCVALIEERDFASGDQSFKPICAGIIQKAYVKVYEILQAHGYEYGNRE, encoded by the coding sequence ATGGATGATTTATCTCTACGTTTATTTAAACTCTCATCAGAGGGTTTTTGTTGTGCGCAGATTATGTATAAGCTTGCTCTTGAAGACGAAGGCTCACGAAATGATGATCTGATTCGTGCCGCACAAGGGCTGTGCCGAGGCATCGCAGATACTCAAAAAACCTGTGGGGTACTTACAGGTGGTATCGGTGTTTTAGGGCTTTATGGTGCAAAAGGCAATGAAAATGAAGCTTGTAAAGATGATTTTTTACAGATGATTCAAGAGTTCCATACGTGGTTTAAAGCTGAATTTGGCTCAACCAAATGTGTTGCGCTCATTGAAGAGAGAGATTTTGCTAGTGGAGATCAGAGCTTTAAGCCTATTTGTGCTGGCATCATTCAAAAAGCGTATGTCAAAGTCTATGAGATTTTGCAAGCACACGGCTATGAATATGGCAATAGAGAGTAG
- the trsM gene encoding DVU_1556 family methyltransferase, giving the protein MVNVYESCCMQEATGETLRPGGFKLTEQAVHFCALNEQSRVLDLGCGMGATASYLFQNYGMKLVGIDPSEKLLKIAKEKNPFATFVKGTGDFLPFTDDHFECVLAECTMSLMHDLPRTLKELYRVLKDEGWFVINDVYAKNPETLDLMDTFSMTSCMRGMHDLLSLQEQLEMTGFTVMLLEDCSMLLKELMVKIIFSHGSMKAFWGKTIEGAATQTCCSFEENIKQCKPGYFMLIAKKGGNTNG; this is encoded by the coding sequence ATGGTCAATGTGTATGAGAGCTGTTGTATGCAAGAAGCGACAGGAGAAACCCTACGTCCAGGAGGGTTTAAACTGACCGAGCAAGCAGTTCATTTTTGTGCTCTTAATGAACAATCACGTGTCCTTGACCTTGGTTGTGGCATGGGCGCAACAGCCTCGTACCTTTTCCAAAACTATGGAATGAAACTAGTAGGCATTGACCCATCCGAGAAGCTACTCAAAATCGCTAAAGAAAAAAATCCTTTTGCAACGTTTGTAAAAGGAACGGGAGATTTTCTTCCTTTTACAGATGATCATTTTGAGTGTGTATTGGCAGAGTGTACGATGTCATTGATGCATGATTTGCCACGTACTTTAAAAGAGTTGTACAGAGTTTTAAAAGATGAGGGTTGGTTTGTCATCAATGATGTGTATGCCAAAAATCCAGAAACACTAGACTTAATGGACACATTTTCCATGACCTCATGTATGCGTGGAATGCATGATTTACTCTCTTTGCAAGAACAGCTCGAGATGACAGGTTTTACCGTCATGCTTTTAGAAGATTGCTCTATGTTACTCAAAGAGCTTATGGTCAAAATTATCTTTTCTCATGGCTCAATGAAGGCTTTTTGGGGCAAAACCATTGAAGGAGCAGCGACTCAAACATGCTGTTCTTTTGAAGAAAATATCAAACAGTGCAAACCAGGTTACTTTATGTTAATCGCCAAAAAAGGAGGCAATACCAATGGATGA
- a CDS encoding DVU_1557 family redox protein, translating into MENQTKEAQWMCDKCHEALVVEKVRVCYLEGSFEVELLKCPICKMVFISDELAMGKMLEVEKGLEDK; encoded by the coding sequence ATGGAAAATCAAACAAAAGAAGCACAATGGATGTGTGACAAGTGCCATGAAGCGCTTGTAGTCGAAAAAGTAAGAGTGTGCTATCTGGAGGGCAGTTTTGAAGTTGAACTTTTAAAATGCCCAATCTGTAAGATGGTTTTTATCAGCGATGAGCTAGCGATGGGAAAAATGCTCGAAGTCGAAAAAGGGCTGGAGGATAAGTAA
- a CDS encoding pyridine nucleotide-disulfide oxidoreductase/dicluster-binding protein, whose product MDLDKLLEIGNQCIHSEPPTCVASCPVHMDVIAFAHEIEKGDFAKAYKIMENRIPFARLIGKICDHPCESVCMRQECGGSIRISELEKTVIDLGYMPPKKPLLLPKNKGSVAVIGGGLSGIVAATELDKKGYKVTIFEKTDRLGGSLWSSAGKELEVSILEEELSTVEKRGILVQYNAEISDDDLKNYCKNYDALYLGAGSWDKDYEINPHTFQANESSLFIGGKIQTKNNSIIDAISSAKRAVVSIDRYITKTSMLASREREGIFKTKLEFNIKKVEPLEATVKHADRYDENEAIAEAKRCLKCQCNECINACVHLQRFNITPDSYIRTINQNERIILGTHHANKMINSCTECGLCKAVCPVGIGMADIIHETRRSMVEKVKMPISAHDFALKDMQFSNSDAFSLIRAQPSKEASKNLFYYPMIAFSAYARGLYKGSGKTGYLFYPGCQLSSTHTEYIGDIYKHLVGAIKDKDEDNDVGLYLGCCGAPADWAGRDDLMPESIEKIYKTWQEMGEPTFILACSSCAATFEKYLSMIKTISLWEAFDTYGLPAVDIKKGKRELCIHDACATRHNAGLHASVRNIVKTLGYSVHELEYSKEKAKCCGYGGLVSNANPEQAEDFVKDRIAECEDDVLVYCAMCKDTLVKGNKRTYHILDIIYGNEVNQGTAQKMPTLSERQNNRKRLKYKLLKEIWNEEESDMNPSYNFTLTIPDAVIALMEKRFILQSDIEKVVENSLTHKERFYNPQTSDYLARLRVQNVTFWVKYEEQQGSDIIVKDVYSHRMEVVEK is encoded by the coding sequence ATGGATTTAGATAAATTATTGGAAATTGGCAATCAGTGTATTCATTCAGAACCTCCCACATGTGTGGCGTCCTGCCCTGTACATATGGATGTGATTGCCTTTGCTCACGAAATAGAAAAAGGTGATTTTGCTAAAGCGTACAAAATCATGGAAAACAGAATCCCTTTTGCAAGGCTGATTGGAAAGATTTGTGATCATCCGTGTGAATCGGTGTGTATGCGACAAGAGTGCGGTGGGAGTATTCGCATCAGCGAGCTTGAAAAAACCGTGATTGATTTAGGCTATATGCCCCCTAAAAAACCACTGCTTTTACCTAAAAACAAGGGTTCTGTTGCAGTCATTGGTGGAGGGCTCAGTGGCATTGTTGCCGCAACGGAGCTCGATAAAAAGGGCTATAAAGTTACTATTTTTGAAAAAACAGACCGTTTGGGCGGTTCACTTTGGTCGTCTGCTGGAAAAGAGCTTGAGGTTTCCATTCTCGAAGAAGAGCTCTCAACGGTAGAAAAAAGAGGTATTTTGGTGCAATATAATGCCGAAATATCAGATGATGATCTAAAAAATTACTGTAAAAATTATGATGCGCTCTACTTAGGAGCGGGTAGTTGGGATAAAGATTATGAGATCAATCCTCATACATTCCAAGCCAATGAATCCTCTTTATTTATCGGAGGAAAAATTCAAACAAAAAACAATTCCATTATTGATGCGATTAGTTCAGCTAAACGCGCAGTCGTTTCGATAGATCGTTATATTACTAAAACCTCCATGCTCGCTTCCAGAGAGCGTGAAGGCATTTTTAAAACAAAATTAGAATTTAACATTAAAAAAGTAGAACCTCTTGAAGCTACGGTAAAACATGCGGATAGGTATGATGAAAATGAGGCGATAGCAGAGGCAAAACGATGCCTTAAATGCCAATGCAATGAGTGTATAAATGCGTGTGTGCATTTACAACGCTTTAACATTACCCCAGATAGTTACATCCGTACCATCAATCAAAATGAACGCATAATCCTAGGCACACACCATGCGAACAAAATGATCAACTCCTGTACGGAGTGCGGTTTGTGCAAAGCGGTATGCCCTGTGGGAATTGGTATGGCGGACATCATTCATGAAACACGCCGAAGTATGGTTGAAAAGGTCAAAATGCCTATTTCTGCGCATGATTTTGCGCTTAAAGATATGCAATTTAGCAACAGCGATGCTTTTTCGCTAATTCGCGCTCAACCGAGCAAAGAAGCGTCAAAAAATCTCTTTTATTACCCCATGATTGCCTTTTCAGCATATGCGAGAGGGCTTTACAAGGGCTCTGGGAAAACAGGGTATCTCTTTTATCCAGGGTGTCAACTTAGTTCTACGCATACAGAGTATATCGGAGATATTTATAAGCATTTAGTAGGAGCGATTAAAGACAAAGACGAGGACAATGATGTAGGGCTTTATTTGGGCTGTTGTGGCGCTCCTGCAGATTGGGCAGGACGGGATGATTTGATGCCTGAAAGTATAGAAAAAATTTATAAAACATGGCAAGAGATGGGCGAGCCTACGTTCATCTTAGCGTGTTCGAGTTGTGCTGCGACGTTTGAGAAGTATTTGTCGATGATTAAGACGATCTCTTTGTGGGAAGCCTTTGACACCTATGGTCTTCCAGCGGTGGACATCAAAAAAGGAAAACGTGAGCTTTGCATCCACGATGCGTGTGCGACAAGACACAATGCAGGGCTTCATGCAAGTGTACGAAACATCGTTAAAACCTTAGGTTACAGCGTCCATGAGTTGGAGTACTCCAAAGAGAAAGCAAAATGCTGTGGTTACGGTGGTTTAGTCTCCAATGCCAACCCTGAACAAGCAGAGGACTTTGTAAAAGACCGCATTGCTGAGTGTGAAGACGATGTTTTAGTTTATTGTGCGATGTGTAAAGATACCCTAGTGAAGGGCAATAAACGAACCTATCATATTTTAGACATCATTTATGGCAATGAAGTAAACCAAGGAACAGCTCAAAAAATGCCAACGCTTTCGGAGCGACAAAACAATCGTAAACGCCTAAAATACAAGCTTCTTAAAGAGATATGGAATGAAGAGGAGAGTGATATGAATCCATCGTATAACTTTACGTTGACGATTCCTGATGCAGTTATAGCATTGATGGAAAAGCGATTTATCTTGCAAAGTGACATTGAAAAAGTGGTTGAAAACTCTCTAACGCATAAGGAGCGTTTTTATAACCCCCAAACATCGGATTATCTCGCACGTCTTAGAGTCCAAAATGTGACGTTTTGGGTGAAGTATGAGGAGCAGCAGGGCAGTGACATTATCGTGAAAGATGTCTACAGCCATAGAATGGAAGTGGTGGAAAAATAA
- a CDS encoding molybdopterin-dependent aldehyde oxidoreductase, which translates to MLKRTIIINGVKTTLVAEAEEKLSDVLRKQLGLTGTKVGCGSGECGTCTVIHNGKLIRACITKMKKVEDNDEIITIEGVGTKDKLHPLQIAWMVHGGAQCGFCTPGFIVSAKALLEQNTNPTREEVRDWFQKNKNLCRCTGYKPLVDAVMDAAKIIRGELSVKDFWKTIPEGASLIGSSLVRPSAMAKVMGTWDFGADLGLKLPSNTLHAKIVQAKVSHANIISIDTEEAKKVPGVVAVLTYKDVKGTNRINGLAFPSNKGDGLDRPILNDKKIFQFGDAIAIVLAENEKAAHAGVDKVKVEIEELPAYMNAPDAMAEDAIEIHPGTPNVYFTNYIAKGNETDAIMKSAPYVAEDSFYTQRQPHLPLEPDVGFAYVNYEGKLIIHSKSIALHFHALMIAEGLGMKAEDVFIVQNNIGATFGYKFSPTMEGLLGVATLATGRPVYLEFNMFQQITYTGKRSPFWTTMKMAADKEGKILALESDWSVDHGPYSEFGDLLTQRGFQFGGAGYNIPNIRGNGRTVCTNHGWGSAFRGYGAPEIMFPSEVLIDELAEKVGMDPFDFRYKNIYREGSTTPTGCAPDAYCLEGLFDKSRPVYELAKKTAASKNAASDGTKKYGVGVSVNIYGCGLDGPDTSEAWAEITPKGVAIGTSWEDHGQGADIGTLTYAHETLRPLNLTIDQIDLVMNDMTKTPNSGPSGGSRQNLMTGNAITVACKNLLEGLKKADGTYRTYEEMVAEGREVKYMGKWTAPCTDTPPTGGQGNPFAGYMYGVCVAEVEVDVKTGKTNVEKMTLTSDIGTIINKLAADGQMYGGLVQGIGLALSEDFDDLKKHTTLTGCGIPKIKDVPDSLNLIYTETKRANNFYGASGAGEMPLAAPHAAIINAIYNACGARVTHLPARPEKVLAALTK; encoded by the coding sequence ATGTTAAAAAGAACAATAATTATCAATGGGGTTAAAACAACATTAGTTGCGGAAGCGGAAGAAAAATTATCGGATGTGCTTAGAAAACAGTTGGGTCTTACAGGCACAAAAGTAGGTTGTGGTAGCGGTGAATGTGGTACGTGTACCGTCATTCATAATGGTAAGCTTATTCGTGCGTGTATTACAAAGATGAAAAAAGTGGAAGATAATGATGAAATCATCACCATTGAAGGCGTTGGTACGAAAGACAAACTTCATCCACTTCAAATCGCTTGGATGGTACACGGTGGCGCACAATGCGGCTTCTGTACTCCAGGCTTCATCGTCTCAGCAAAAGCACTTTTAGAGCAAAACACTAACCCAACCCGTGAAGAGGTGCGTGACTGGTTCCAAAAAAATAAAAATCTATGCCGTTGTACAGGTTATAAACCTCTTGTTGATGCGGTTATGGATGCAGCAAAAATTATTCGTGGCGAGCTTAGTGTGAAAGACTTCTGGAAAACCATTCCTGAGGGTGCTTCTTTAATTGGCTCATCGCTTGTACGCCCATCTGCAATGGCAAAAGTCATGGGAACATGGGACTTTGGTGCGGATCTTGGTCTTAAACTTCCTTCTAACACACTTCATGCAAAAATCGTTCAAGCAAAAGTTTCTCATGCGAACATCATCTCTATCGACACCGAAGAGGCTAAAAAAGTTCCTGGTGTCGTTGCGGTACTTACTTATAAAGATGTTAAAGGAACAAATCGCATTAACGGTTTGGCATTCCCATCTAACAAAGGCGATGGTTTAGATAGACCAATCTTAAATGATAAAAAAATCTTCCAATTTGGTGATGCTATCGCGATTGTTTTGGCAGAAAATGAAAAAGCGGCTCATGCAGGTGTGGATAAAGTGAAAGTTGAAATTGAAGAGTTACCAGCGTATATGAACGCTCCAGATGCGATGGCAGAAGATGCGATTGAGATTCACCCTGGCACTCCTAACGTTTATTTTACCAACTATATCGCTAAAGGTAATGAGACAGATGCGATCATGAAAAGTGCTCCATACGTAGCAGAAGATAGCTTCTATACTCAAAGACAACCACACTTACCACTCGAGCCAGATGTTGGTTTTGCGTATGTTAATTATGAAGGAAAACTCATTATTCACTCTAAGAGTATCGCACTTCACTTCCATGCCTTGATGATCGCTGAAGGTCTTGGTATGAAAGCTGAGGATGTCTTTATCGTTCAAAACAACATTGGTGCGACATTTGGTTATAAATTTAGTCCAACGATGGAAGGACTTTTAGGTGTTGCAACATTAGCGACTGGCAGACCAGTATACCTTGAGTTCAATATGTTCCAACAAATTACCTATACAGGAAAGCGTTCACCATTCTGGACAACCATGAAAATGGCTGCTGATAAAGAGGGAAAAATCTTAGCGCTTGAGTCTGATTGGAGCGTTGATCATGGTCCATACTCTGAATTTGGTGATCTTCTTACACAACGTGGTTTCCAATTTGGTGGAGCTGGTTATAACATTCCTAATATCCGTGGTAATGGACGTACTGTTTGTACCAACCATGGTTGGGGCTCAGCATTTCGTGGATACGGTGCCCCTGAAATCATGTTCCCTTCTGAAGTACTCATCGATGAACTTGCAGAAAAAGTGGGAATGGATCCATTTGATTTCAGATACAAAAACATCTATCGTGAGGGTTCTACTACTCCAACAGGTTGTGCACCAGATGCATACTGTTTAGAAGGACTCTTTGATAAATCACGCCCAGTCTATGAACTTGCTAAAAAAACAGCTGCAAGTAAAAATGCAGCCAGCGATGGCACTAAAAAATACGGTGTTGGTGTTTCAGTGAACATCTATGGTTGTGGTTTGGATGGTCCAGATACTTCTGAGGCATGGGCAGAAATCACACCAAAAGGTGTTGCGATTGGTACATCATGGGAAGACCATGGACAAGGTGCAGACATCGGTACACTCACGTATGCGCATGAAACACTAAGACCACTTAACCTTACCATAGATCAGATTGATCTTGTGATGAACGACATGACTAAAACTCCAAACAGTGGACCATCCGGTGGTAGCCGTCAAAACCTTATGACAGGTAATGCGATCACCGTTGCGTGTAAAAATCTCCTTGAAGGCTTGAAAAAAGCAGATGGCACATACCGAACATACGAAGAGATGGTTGCAGAAGGTCGTGAGGTTAAATACATGGGTAAATGGACAGCGCCATGTACAGACACACCTCCAACAGGCGGACAAGGTAACCCATTTGCAGGTTATATGTATGGTGTATGTGTAGCTGAGGTTGAGGTGGATGTCAAAACAGGTAAAACCAATGTTGAAAAAATGACACTCACTTCTGACATCGGTACTATCATCAACAAATTAGCAGCTGATGGACAGATGTATGGTGGTTTGGTTCAAGGTATCGGTTTGGCACTGAGCGAAGACTTTGATGATTTGAAAAAACATACAACACTCACAGGTTGTGGTATTCCAAAAATCAAAGATGTACCAGATAGTCTCAACCTTATCTACACAGAAACCAAAAGAGCCAATAACTTCTATGGTGCTTCTGGTGCTGGGGAGATGCCTTTGGCAGCGCCTCATGCAGCGATTATTAACGCGATTTACAATGCGTGTGGAGCAAGAGTGACTCACTTGCCAGCACGTCCTGAAAAAGTTTTAGCAGCGTTAACTAAATAG